The Clupea harengus unplaced genomic scaffold, Ch_v2.0.2, whole genome shotgun sequence genome window below encodes:
- the LOC122130576 gene encoding cytochrome b-c1 complex subunit 10-like, with product MQNILNKLIGAKYIAIARAWVPTMVGWGTVGGVALVHFTDWRLILDYVPYINGKFKKEE from the exons atgcaaaacatattGAACAAACTCATTGGTGCCAAGTATATTGCTATTGCGAGAGCTTG GGTTCCCACGATGGTTGGTTGGGGCACAGTTGGTGGAGTGGCTTTAGTTCACTTCACTGATTGGAGATTGATTCTGGACTATGTCCCCTACATAAATGGCAAATTCAAGAAGGAAGAATAG